A portion of the Salvelinus alpinus chromosome 33, SLU_Salpinus.1, whole genome shotgun sequence genome contains these proteins:
- the LOC139562839 gene encoding uncharacterized protein, whose translation MWKKVEVSKHTHLRSLPATRSSVSAASPPQPARRQITRERPRHLPNKPICSPSVLVVGSSMVRNVSIRKAETFCYPGARISDLDSMLPLLISKHSAASTVIVHVGSNDIKLQQSEKLRDDFKTLINTLLESGKQCVVSGPFPSPRYTDMVFSRIRQLHTWLKGYCCTMGIPFVDNFAAFTDRPGLFLRDNLHLNRYGSSILSTNMSLTLASCRAFDT comes from the coding sequence GTGGAAGTGTCCAAGCACACTCATCTGCGCTCCTTGCCTGCCACTAGGTCGTCAGTCTCAGCTGCTAGCCCCCCTCAACCTGCTAGGAGGCAGATCACCCGGGAGAGGCCCCGTCATTTACCCAATAAACCCATCTGTAGTCCTTCCGTTCTCGTGGTGGGTTCATCCATGGTCCGAAACGTTTCAATCCGGAAAGCTGAGACCTTCTGCTACCCTGGCGCTAGGATCTCTGACCTAGATTCCATGCTACCGCTACTTATTAGCAAGCACTCCGCCGCTTCAACTGTCATTGTCCATGTTGGGTCAAATGACATTAAACTCCAGCAGTCAGAGAAATTGAGAGACGATTTTAAAACATTGATAAATACGCTGCTGGAATCTGGGAAGCAGTGTGTTGTTTCCGGTCCATTTCCATCCCCACGCTACACGGATATGGTTTTTAGTCGTATTCGCCAATTACACACCTGGCTTAAGGGATACTGCTGCACGATGGGAATTCCTTTTGTGGATAACTTTGCAGCTTTTAcagaccgaccaggtctatttctTCGGGACAATTTACATCTTAACAGGTATGGCTCCAGCATCCTCTCCACCAACATGTCTCTTACTCTTGCCTCATGTAGAGCCTTTGATACCTGA